One segment of Gemmatimonadota bacterium DNA contains the following:
- a CDS encoding Do family serine endopeptidase, whose protein sequence is MKHRTIALIGLIALLLSPAYTGEAALTPEEKQAIAQVRAYNTAFKAIAREITPSVVTINVTLSAEDMPRRRNFPFPFDFEERPNRRPDRRPQPMPDPQTTGSGIVITTDGYILTNHHVAGNADKLTVTFSDNREYDAELVGSDPRTDIAVIKIDATGLKPATIGTSDAVEIGEWVLAVGAPLNLKSTVTAGIVSAVGRDINIISNQGGLSIEDFIQTDAAINPGNSGGALVNLNGEVIGVNTAIATSNRSFIGYGFAVPIDLAKKVMDDIVAHGKVKRGYIGIGLGSVDAGTAEAFGLDRPQGVLITEVRSNTPAAKAKLKEGDIVLSVNGQPVNRPNHLQSLVARKHPGDTVTLAIRRNTENLTIRVTLSERLPEDLASADDAPSKEQENASTSEIGLTVRDITAKTIEEYALPENIRGVIVTDVSREARNAGFREGDIIYAVRQVPYQKDIKTVHDFETAISKLKKGKNAAFSVMREGNRFFLSMKIST, encoded by the coding sequence ATGAAACACCGCACCATCGCGCTAATAGGCCTCATCGCACTGCTATTGTCCCCCGCCTATACAGGCGAAGCCGCGCTCACACCCGAAGAAAAACAGGCCATTGCCCAGGTCAGAGCGTATAACACCGCCTTCAAAGCCATCGCGCGGGAAATCACCCCATCGGTCGTAACCATCAACGTCACCCTCAGTGCAGAGGACATGCCTCGCCGCCGCAACTTCCCCTTCCCCTTTGACTTTGAAGAACGACCCAATCGAAGGCCAGACCGAAGACCACAACCCATGCCAGACCCGCAAACCACGGGATCGGGCATCGTCATAACGACCGACGGCTACATCCTCACCAACCACCACGTCGCGGGCAACGCCGACAAACTCACCGTCACCTTTAGCGACAACCGCGAATACGACGCCGAACTCGTCGGCTCGGACCCGCGCACCGACATCGCCGTCATCAAAATTGACGCCACGGGACTAAAACCCGCAACCATAGGCACATCAGACGCCGTTGAAATCGGCGAATGGGTACTCGCCGTAGGCGCGCCCCTCAACCTCAAATCCACAGTCACAGCCGGCATCGTAAGCGCCGTTGGTCGCGACATCAACATCATCAGCAACCAGGGGGGCTTGAGCATCGAAGACTTCATCCAGACCGACGCCGCCATCAACCCCGGCAACTCCGGCGGTGCCCTCGTCAACCTCAACGGCGAAGTCATCGGCGTCAACACAGCCATCGCCACATCCAACCGATCCTTCATCGGCTATGGCTTTGCAGTGCCCATAGACCTCGCCAAAAAAGTAATGGACGACATCGTCGCACACGGCAAAGTCAAACGCGGTTATATCGGCATTGGACTCGGCTCAGTCGATGCGGGCACAGCAGAGGCATTTGGCCTTGACCGCCCCCAGGGCGTACTCATCACCGAGGTCCGGTCCAATACCCCGGCCGCGAAAGCCAAGCTGAAAGAAGGCGACATCGTCCTCTCAGTAAATGGTCAACCCGTCAATCGCCCCAACCATCTCCAGAGCCTGGTCGCCCGCAAACACCCGGGCGACACCGTCACACTCGCCATCAGGCGCAACACAGAAAACCTGACCATCCGCGTCACCCTGAGCGAACGCCTGCCCGAAGACCTGGCCAGTGCAGATGACGCGCCTTCCAAAGAACAAGAAAACGCATCTACCTCAGAAATTGGCCTCACCGTCCGCGACATCACCGCAAAAACAATCGAAGAATACGCCCTCCCCGAAAACATCAGAGGGGTAATCGTCACCGACGTCTCGCGCGAAGCGCGCAACGCTGGCTTTCGCGAAGGCGACATCATCTATGCCGTGCGTCAAGTCCCCTATCAAAAAGACATAAAAACAGTACACGACTTTGAAACAGCCATATCCAAACTCAAAAAAGGGAAAAACGCCGCATTTTCCGTCATGCGCGAAGGCAACCGTTTCTTCTTATCCATGAAAATCTCAACATAA
- a CDS encoding cache domain-containing protein: protein MFRDVCRVFVLALVAGGLWSCGGDRVTQSQVAEEQVGRPLSKLAAAGHSLVVVATVHEDEGPVSGVMVEFSRSVAGQSASYDWSGMTDDEGQAQIEITGGSGYYQARAVQDGSEVGSWSSIPLNAGAEVMLSLPIGGRAQVLSSPPMAADEDDALTMAFVMKGIERYERDGREATLAYYSSQESIEGERFMTIIDPQQSIILASGLSIRVGAPAPTGAPFPPMEEVPTEGLWVDHQDIHSITRQLGPKRSFLIRHDDLVFMAGHFTLQENLADATRNYIAKAIAHYDREGLEATIAYYNSRESVDGQFYLFLIGADDLYLAHPIFPHLIGTDIKDVVGSDGQELGKEIAEATEEGHWVEYLWPNPVTQREEHKAAWVVRHDGLIFASGYYTSDTEAGSPPWQGADPREYTVAYVQRAIERYKSDGLEAMKAYYNSVASIEGEWYLFATDADDIYHVHPLISKLIGTDLKDVVGSDGYELGKALVKAEEGVGVWVEYLWPHPVTLAEVPKVGYAIRRDGLLFASGYYPAPESPEAGTKAYVQAAIDKYKQEGLEATVAYYSSRESIEGQWSLFLIDQEDLVAVFLAAPGAVGRPIASFRIPSTGFELGKEIVRATEEGHWIHYQRPHVRTGVILDAHVWVIRYDGLIFGSSYFGEPAD, encoded by the coding sequence ATGTTTCGAGATGTTTGTCGCGTGTTCGTGCTCGCGCTGGTGGCTGGCGGGCTGTGGAGTTGTGGTGGGGATCGTGTGACGCAGTCTCAGGTGGCAGAGGAGCAGGTTGGTCGTCCGTTGAGTAAATTGGCAGCGGCCGGGCATTCTCTGGTCGTGGTGGCGACGGTGCACGAGGATGAGGGGCCAGTCAGTGGTGTGATGGTAGAGTTTTCGCGTTCTGTTGCGGGTCAGTCTGCGAGCTATGACTGGTCGGGTATGACGGATGATGAGGGTCAGGCGCAGATAGAGATTACTGGCGGCAGTGGGTATTATCAGGCGCGTGCTGTGCAGGATGGGAGTGAGGTAGGTTCGTGGTCGAGCATCCCGTTGAATGCGGGTGCTGAGGTGATGTTGTCTTTGCCGATAGGTGGCAGGGCGCAGGTTCTGAGTTCTCCGCCGATGGCCGCCGATGAAGACGACGCGCTGACCATGGCCTTTGTGATGAAGGGCATTGAGCGTTACGAGCGCGATGGGCGGGAAGCCACGCTCGCCTACTACAGCAGCCAGGAGAGCATCGAAGGCGAGCGGTTCATGACTATCATTGACCCGCAGCAAAGCATCATACTGGCAAGTGGTTTATCCATTCGCGTCGGTGCGCCCGCGCCCACTGGCGCACCATTCCCCCCGATGGAAGAAGTGCCTACGGAAGGTCTCTGGGTGGATCATCAAGATATTCATTCCATAACCCGACAGTTAGGCCCCAAGCGCAGCTTCCTCATTCGGCACGACGACCTCGTTTTCATGGCCGGGCATTTCACGTTGCAAGAAAATCTGGCCGACGCCACCCGCAATTACATCGCCAAGGCGATCGCGCACTACGACCGCGAGGGCCTGGAAGCGACCATCGCGTATTACAACAGCCGGGAAAGCGTGGACGGGCAGTTTTACCTGTTCCTCATCGGGGCCGATGATCTCTACCTGGCGCATCCCATTTTCCCGCACCTGATCGGCACGGACATCAAGGACGTGGTGGGTTCGGACGGTCAAGAATTGGGCAAGGAAATCGCCGAGGCGACCGAGGAAGGCCATTGGGTGGAATACCTGTGGCCGAACCCGGTAACACAGCGGGAAGAACACAAGGCGGCCTGGGTGGTGCGCCACGACGGGCTGATCTTCGCATCGGGCTACTACACGTCAGATACCGAGGCCGGGTCGCCGCCCTGGCAGGGTGCCGATCCGAGGGAGTACACCGTGGCGTACGTGCAACGGGCCATTGAACGCTACAAGAGCGATGGCCTGGAGGCGATGAAGGCATACTACAACAGCGTGGCCTCCATTGAGGGCGAGTGGTATTTGTTCGCCACCGACGCGGACGACATCTATCACGTCCACCCGCTGATTTCCAAACTGATCGGCACGGACCTCAAGGATGTGGTGGGTTCCGATGGCTACGAACTGGGCAAGGCGCTGGTCAAGGCGGAGGAAGGCGTGGGTGTTTGGGTGGAATACCTGTGGCCGCATCCGGTGACGCTGGCGGAGGTTCCCAAGGTGGGCTATGCCATCCGGCGCGATGGGCTGCTTTTCGCTTCGGGCTATTACCCTGCCCCAGAGAGTCCCGAAGCGGGCACCAAGGCATACGTGCAGGCCGCGATAGACAAGTACAAACAGGAGGGTCTGGAAGCCACCGTCGCCTATTACAGCAGCCGGGAGAGCATCGAAGGCCAATGGTCTTTGTTTCTGATTGACCAAGAGGACCTCGTCGCTGTCTTTCTTGCCGCGCCCGGAGCGGTGGGCCGCCCAATAGCGTCCTTTAGGATACCCAGCACCGGATTTGAACTTGGCAAAGAAATAGTGCGTGCGACCGAGGAGGGGCACTGGATTCACTATCAGCGGCCCCATGTGCGAACCGGCGTAATTCTGGATGCACATGTATGGGTGATTCGCTACGATGGTCTGATTTTCGGGTCGAGCTACTTTGGCGAACCGGCCGATTGA
- a CDS encoding sigma-54 dependent transcriptional regulator, with protein MPTDQKEALIIVEQPTELGRDLRAALEELGWQTLVTNSVRPARKLLSENQFDLLILDETTLPEVQLADILSERPEKIPVFVITTQGGTQLQTTLDPDALLSYPLIPAELQDALTQKRTPPDTAILGRSDTMQQIRESIAQIAPTPVSVLITGESGSGKNLIAEAIHRQSARSDEPFLILNCGAIPETLLESELFGHEKGAFTDARTQRSGIFEAANRGTVFLDEIGEMSPSAQVRLLRVLDAREVTRLGSTTPIAVDVRVIAATNRNLQQAVAEGKFRQDLYQRLRVIEIEMPPLRAHPQDIPLIAQNIIQKQSDELRMPPIEFAPDAMNALQQYHWPGNVRELINLIERLMVLSKTRHISALDLAQYLDTSPVTETSYLPVLAGKTPAESDRDLLYWAILEVAKDVKELKAYIQSMQTPVQNTPTPVLPVYDTPIEDTEIKETEEDIRPLRELEREAIANALRVTGGHRERTAKLLGMAVRTLYRKIDQYDL; from the coding sequence ATGCCCACCGACCAAAAAGAAGCCCTCATCATCGTCGAACAGCCCACCGAACTGGGCCGGGACCTGCGCGCCGCACTCGAAGAACTCGGCTGGCAGACCCTCGTCACCAACAGCGTGAGACCCGCCAGAAAACTCCTCTCGGAAAACCAGTTTGACCTGCTCATCCTGGACGAAACCACATTGCCCGAAGTGCAACTCGCCGACATATTATCCGAGCGACCTGAAAAAATTCCCGTCTTCGTCATCACCACGCAAGGCGGCACGCAACTCCAAACAACCTTAGACCCCGATGCCCTGCTCTCCTATCCACTCATCCCCGCAGAATTGCAGGACGCCCTGACACAAAAACGCACCCCACCCGACACCGCCATCCTCGGCCGCTCAGACACCATGCAACAAATCCGGGAAAGCATCGCTCAAATCGCGCCCACCCCCGTCAGCGTACTCATCACAGGAGAAAGCGGCTCGGGGAAAAATCTCATCGCCGAAGCCATCCACCGGCAAAGCGCGCGCAGCGACGAACCATTTCTCATCCTCAACTGCGGCGCAATCCCCGAAACCCTCCTCGAAAGCGAACTCTTCGGCCACGAAAAAGGCGCATTTACCGACGCGCGCACACAGCGATCCGGCATCTTTGAAGCCGCCAACCGCGGCACCGTCTTCCTCGATGAAATCGGCGAAATGTCCCCCTCTGCACAGGTGCGCTTATTGCGCGTCCTCGACGCCAGAGAAGTCACCCGCCTCGGCAGCACCACGCCAATCGCCGTTGACGTCCGCGTCATCGCCGCCACCAATCGCAACCTGCAACAAGCCGTTGCCGAAGGCAAATTTCGGCAAGACCTCTACCAGCGCCTTCGCGTCATAGAAATCGAAATGCCCCCCCTGCGCGCCCATCCTCAGGACATCCCCCTCATCGCGCAAAACATCATCCAAAAACAAAGCGACGAACTCCGCATGCCCCCCATTGAATTCGCGCCCGACGCGATGAACGCACTACAACAGTACCACTGGCCGGGCAATGTGCGGGAACTCATCAACCTCATCGAACGCCTCATGGTCTTATCCAAAACCCGACACATATCCGCCCTGGACCTCGCGCAATACCTCGACACATCCCCGGTGACAGAAACGTCTTATCTGCCCGTCCTCGCGGGCAAAACACCTGCAGAATCCGACCGCGACCTGCTCTACTGGGCAATACTCGAAGTCGCCAAAGACGTCAAAGAACTCAAAGCCTACATACAAAGCATGCAAACGCCTGTACAAAATACACCAACGCCCGTCCTGCCCGTCTATGACACACCCATAGAAGACACAGAAATCAAAGAAACCGAAGAAGACATACGCCCCTTGCGAGAACTCGAACGCGAAGCCATCGCCAATGCCCTGCGCGTAACCGGAGGCCACCGGGAACGCACGGCAAAACTGTTGGGCATGGCCGTACGCACCCTCTACCGAAAAATCGATCAATACGATTTGTGA
- a CDS encoding Xaa-Pro peptidase family protein: MSTSEARLMIAASETDADMYYATHFLAPDPFIFFQIGAEKHLLMSDLERDRARAQAQVDHVLSLSEYQEKAKKKNEEPSQIDALHEVLQEKNITHLNVPRAFAIATADDLRERGYEVAFPEGAYWPDREIKTPEEIEYIREAQQHTEAAMDAAITLIRNSEIRGDTLCHNGEPLTSEAVKREIKFLLLERDYTAGHTIVAGGDQACDPHNEGSGPLPAHQAIIIDIFPRSNTTGYFADLTRTVVKGEPSADLQNIYDAVLAGQNLVLASVRADADGQAIHRALTELFENRNFETGNIDGRMQGFFHGTGHGLGLEIHEPPRIGKTPETLCAGHIVTIEPGLYYPGRGAVRIEDLAVVTEDGLENLTTYPKFLTL, from the coding sequence ATGAGCACCTCTGAAGCGCGGCTCATGATCGCCGCCAGCGAAACCGACGCCGACATGTACTACGCCACGCACTTTCTCGCGCCCGACCCCTTCATCTTCTTTCAAATCGGCGCGGAAAAACACCTCCTCATGTCCGACCTGGAACGCGACCGCGCGCGCGCTCAAGCCCAGGTCGATCACGTACTCTCCCTATCCGAATACCAGGAAAAAGCAAAAAAAAAGAACGAAGAACCCTCTCAAATCGATGCCTTACACGAAGTACTACAGGAAAAAAATATCACCCACCTGAACGTCCCCCGCGCCTTTGCCATAGCCACGGCAGACGACTTGCGCGAACGCGGCTACGAAGTGGCATTTCCAGAAGGCGCGTATTGGCCCGACCGGGAAATCAAAACCCCCGAAGAAATCGAATACATCCGCGAAGCACAACAACACACCGAAGCCGCAATGGACGCCGCCATAACCCTCATCCGCAACTCGGAAATCCGCGGTGACACCCTCTGCCACAACGGCGAACCCCTCACCTCGGAAGCCGTCAAACGCGAAATAAAATTTCTCCTCCTCGAACGCGACTACACAGCCGGTCACACCATCGTCGCCGGAGGCGACCAGGCCTGCGACCCCCACAACGAAGGCAGCGGACCCCTGCCCGCACATCAGGCCATCATCATCGACATCTTCCCCCGCTCAAACACCACCGGCTACTTCGCCGACCTCACCCGCACCGTCGTCAAAGGCGAACCCTCTGCCGACCTCCAGAACATCTACGACGCAGTCCTCGCGGGACAAAACCTCGTCCTCGCCAGCGTACGCGCAGACGCAGACGGCCAGGCCATCCACCGGGCACTCACGGAACTATTTGAAAACCGCAACTTTGAAACCGGCAACATAGACGGCCGCATGCAGGGCTTCTTCCACGGCACCGGCCACGGCCTGGGCCTTGAAATCCACGAACCCCCGCGCATCGGCAAAACCCCGGAAACCCTCTGCGCCGGACACATCGTCACCATCGAACCGGGCCTCTATTACCCGGGCCGGGGCGCCGTGCGCATCGAAGACCTCGCCGTCGTCACCGAAGACGGACTCGAAAACCTGACGACCTATCCGAAATTTCTCACCTTATAA